One Thauera sp. K11 DNA window includes the following coding sequences:
- a CDS encoding ABC transporter ATP-binding protein: MIGESASNSPLLRLDGAQAAFGRLVFGPFTCGVEAGERIAILGPSGAGKSTLLKIIAREQALRCGRVLLDGRALGAWSFPELSRRRAVLPQSTEVAFGLQTELVIGLGRVARAHDPGLPRIVRDAAELACAAHLLDRRFDTLSGGEKARIQLARIFAQLWDAEGGLLLVDEPLAALDPGLQFDLLEHIETFAAARGHAVMAVLHDVNHALLGFDRLLLVREGAITDDLRSGAEALPALEALYGIAFDSATNRHGDLVVLPARRLAPGRMAA; encoded by the coding sequence ATGATCGGAGAATCGGCCAGCAATTCTCCGCTGCTGCGCCTGGACGGCGCACAGGCTGCCTTCGGCCGGCTGGTGTTCGGCCCGTTCACCTGCGGCGTCGAGGCGGGCGAGCGCATCGCCATCCTGGGGCCGAGCGGCGCGGGCAAGTCCACGCTGCTCAAGATCATCGCGCGCGAGCAAGCGCTGCGGTGCGGCCGGGTGCTGCTGGACGGGCGGGCGCTGGGCGCATGGAGCTTTCCCGAACTGAGCCGCCGGCGCGCGGTGCTGCCGCAATCCACCGAAGTGGCTTTCGGGCTGCAGACCGAACTGGTGATCGGCCTCGGCCGGGTGGCGCGCGCGCACGACCCCGGCCTGCCGCGCATCGTGCGCGACGCCGCCGAACTGGCCTGCGCCGCCCACCTGCTCGACCGCCGCTTCGACACGCTGTCGGGCGGCGAAAAGGCGCGCATCCAGCTCGCGCGCATCTTCGCGCAATTGTGGGACGCGGAAGGCGGCCTGCTGCTGGTGGACGAACCGCTGGCGGCACTCGACCCCGGCCTGCAGTTCGACCTGCTCGAGCACATCGAGACCTTCGCCGCCGCGCGCGGCCATGCGGTGATGGCGGTGCTGCACGACGTCAATCATGCGCTGCTGGGGTTCGACCGCCTGCTGCTGGTACGCGAAGGCGCCATCACCGACGACCTGCGCAGCGGCGCAGAGGCGCTGCCGGCGCTCGAAGCGCTGTACGGCATCGCCTTCGACAGCGCCACCAACCGCCACGGCGACCTCGTCGTGCTGCCGGCGCGCCGCCTCGCGCCGGGCAGGATGGCGGCGTAG
- a CDS encoding FecCD family ABC transporter permease, with translation MNRTATALPPPLMPLTARLRARPAPLLAAVLLASLAVAVRCGAVPVALEDWYALLAADGRPLTGGGYVLWNLRLPRALFAMLVGAALGLSGALAQGLFRNPLADPGLLGVTSGAACAVALAIVVVAGMEPGLPMAWRFWLLPGAAFAGALGVCLALDRVARWITPGSIAGLLLTGVAFNALAVAVIGLCTYLATDEQLRSLSFWTLGSLAGAGWVLVLALAALLAAVALRVRRLVRGMNALALGEAAAAHVGIDVRRLRSHVIVLVALLCGFAVAWCGMIGFIGLVAPHIVRTVTGPDQRQVAPLSMLTGALLLLLADTLARTVAIPAEIPVGIFTALLGAPFFLFLLARSRNRIG, from the coding sequence ATGAACCGGACCGCCACCGCGCTGCCGCCGCCGCTCATGCCCCTGACTGCGCGCCTGCGCGCCCGGCCGGCGCCGCTCCTTGCCGCCGTGCTGCTGGCGAGCCTGGCGGTGGCGGTGCGCTGCGGCGCCGTGCCGGTGGCGCTGGAAGACTGGTACGCCCTGCTGGCGGCCGACGGCCGGCCGCTCACCGGCGGCGGCTACGTGCTGTGGAACCTGCGCCTGCCGCGCGCGCTGTTCGCCATGCTGGTGGGCGCGGCGCTGGGCCTGTCCGGCGCGCTGGCGCAGGGCCTGTTCCGCAACCCGCTCGCCGACCCCGGGCTGCTCGGCGTCACCAGCGGCGCGGCCTGCGCGGTGGCGCTGGCCATCGTCGTGGTGGCGGGAATGGAGCCGGGCCTGCCGATGGCGTGGCGCTTCTGGCTGCTGCCGGGCGCGGCGTTTGCCGGTGCGCTCGGCGTGTGTCTGGCGCTGGACCGCGTGGCGCGCTGGATCACGCCGGGCTCCATCGCCGGCCTGCTGCTGACCGGCGTGGCGTTCAACGCGCTGGCGGTGGCGGTGATCGGCCTGTGCACCTATCTGGCCACCGACGAGCAGTTGCGCAGCCTGTCGTTCTGGACGCTGGGTTCGCTCGCGGGCGCGGGCTGGGTGCTGGTATTGGCGCTGGCGGCGCTGCTGGCCGCCGTCGCGCTGCGCGTGCGCCGGCTGGTGCGGGGGATGAACGCGCTGGCGCTGGGCGAAGCCGCCGCCGCGCACGTCGGCATCGACGTGCGCCGGCTGCGCTCCCACGTCATCGTGCTGGTGGCGCTGCTGTGCGGCTTTGCCGTCGCCTGGTGCGGCATGATCGGCTTCATCGGCCTGGTGGCGCCGCACATCGTGCGCACGGTCACCGGGCCCGACCAGCGGCAGGTCGCCCCGCTGTCGATGCTGACGGGCGCGCTGCTGCTGCTGCTGGCGGACACGCTCGCGCGCACCGTGGCCATTCCGGCGGAGATCCCGGTGGGCATCTTCACCGCGCTGCTCGGCGCGCCGTTCTTTCTGTTCCTGCTGGCGCGCAGCCGCAACCGCATAGGGTGA
- a CDS encoding heme/hemin ABC transporter substrate-binding protein, which produces MPRLTPGRPGAVRSAGRRAALSRLARLGAAAAFAGSGAARAAAAASAPQRLVSVGGALTEIAYALGCEQELVGVDTTSLYPEAATRLPSVGYARSLSAEGILALAPTRLVATEEAGPPAVLRQIADAGVAVNVLPANHRFEGMLDRVRRMGELTGRAQRAGSMAAALQADWARVRRRIEARAAPSPRVLFVLAHSPGQIMVSGRATNADAMIRYAGAANAVQDFDGFKPLGAEALIAARPDIVLLTEQGLKANGGVDRVLALPGLSQTPAGAARRVVALEAMFLLGFGPRMPAALDALDVALNGAQGA; this is translated from the coding sequence ATGCCCCGTCTGACGCCAGGCCGCCCCGGCGCGGTGCGATCCGCCGGCCGCCGCGCGGCACTCTCCCGGCTGGCGCGCCTCGGCGCGGCCGCGGCCTTCGCCGGGTCGGGCGCCGCGCGTGCCGCCGCCGCGGCCAGTGCGCCGCAGCGGCTGGTCAGCGTCGGCGGCGCGCTCACCGAGATCGCCTACGCGCTGGGCTGCGAACAGGAACTGGTCGGCGTCGACACCACCTCGCTATACCCCGAAGCGGCCACCCGGCTGCCCAGCGTCGGCTATGCGCGCTCGCTGTCGGCCGAAGGCATCCTCGCGCTGGCGCCGACCCGGCTCGTCGCCACCGAGGAGGCCGGCCCGCCGGCGGTGCTGCGCCAGATCGCCGATGCCGGCGTGGCGGTGAACGTGCTGCCGGCCAACCACCGCTTCGAAGGCATGCTCGACCGCGTGCGCCGCATGGGCGAACTCACCGGCCGCGCCCAGCGCGCCGGGAGCATGGCCGCCGCGCTGCAGGCCGACTGGGCGCGCGTGCGCCGTCGCATCGAAGCCCGCGCCGCGCCGTCGCCGCGCGTGCTGTTCGTCCTCGCCCACAGCCCCGGCCAGATCATGGTGAGCGGCCGCGCCACCAATGCCGACGCGATGATCCGCTACGCCGGCGCCGCCAATGCGGTGCAGGATTTCGACGGCTTCAAGCCGCTGGGGGCCGAGGCGCTGATCGCCGCGCGGCCCGACATCGTGCTGCTGACCGAGCAGGGGCTGAAGGCGAACGGCGGCGTCGACCGCGTGCTCGCCCTGCCCGGCCTGAGCCAGACGCCGGCGGGTGCCGCGCGCCGCGTCGTGGCGCTGGAGGCGATGTTCCTGCTCGGCTTCGGTCCCCGCATGCCGGCCGCGCTTGATGCGCTGGACGTTGCGCTGAACGGAGCGCAAGGCGCATGA
- a CDS encoding hemin-degrading factor → MPEKIQTIRQAFTEQRRDAKARHRDIAGNLGISEGELIAAHAGPGGEPPDACTLHATRLRAEWPQIVESLQALGEVMALTRNASCVHEKTGTYRNATHNGAVGLVLDADIDLRVFYGRWAHGFAVEEHTDKGVQRSLQFFDAAGTAIHKVFLQPQSDAAAYGELVARLADADQSAGMQVCAAPPAEAEAPDDAIDAAAFGGAWAALRDTHEFFGLLKKFGVSRTQGLRLAPAEFASRVAPASAHRLIDEAARGQVSIMVFVGNPGMIQIHTGPVSNIVPAGPWINILDPRFSLHLRADHVASAWVVRKPTVDGVVTSLELFDAQGETIAMFFGERKPGKPELPAWRALVESLTQEAEPCPV, encoded by the coding sequence ATGCCGGAAAAAATCCAGACCATCCGCCAAGCCTTCACCGAGCAGCGCCGTGACGCCAAGGCCCGCCACCGCGACATCGCCGGGAACCTGGGCATCTCCGAAGGCGAACTGATCGCCGCCCACGCCGGCCCCGGCGGCGAGCCGCCCGACGCGTGCACGCTGCACGCCACCCGCCTGCGCGCCGAATGGCCGCAGATCGTCGAATCGCTGCAGGCGCTGGGCGAAGTCATGGCGCTCACGCGCAACGCCTCGTGCGTGCACGAAAAGACCGGCACTTACCGCAACGCCACGCACAACGGCGCGGTGGGCCTGGTGCTGGACGCCGACATCGACCTGCGCGTCTTCTATGGCCGCTGGGCGCACGGCTTCGCCGTCGAGGAGCACACCGACAAGGGCGTGCAGCGCAGCCTGCAGTTCTTCGATGCCGCCGGCACCGCCATCCACAAGGTGTTCCTTCAGCCGCAAAGCGACGCGGCCGCCTACGGCGAACTGGTGGCGCGCCTCGCCGATGCGGACCAGAGCGCCGGCATGCAGGTTTGCGCCGCGCCGCCGGCCGAAGCCGAGGCGCCCGACGACGCCATCGACGCCGCCGCATTCGGCGGGGCCTGGGCGGCACTGCGCGATACCCACGAGTTCTTCGGCCTGCTGAAGAAGTTCGGCGTGTCGCGCACGCAGGGCCTGCGCCTGGCGCCGGCCGAGTTCGCGAGCCGCGTCGCCCCCGCGAGCGCCCACCGGCTGATCGACGAGGCGGCCCGCGGCCAGGTGTCCATCATGGTGTTCGTCGGCAACCCCGGCATGATCCAGATCCACACCGGCCCGGTGTCCAACATCGTCCCGGCCGGGCCGTGGATCAACATCCTCGACCCGCGCTTCAGCCTGCACCTGCGCGCAGACCACGTCGCCAGCGCGTGGGTCGTGCGCAAGCCGACGGTGGATGGCGTGGTGACCTCGCTCGAACTGTTCGACGCACAAGGCGAGACCATCGCGATGTTCTTCGGCGAGCGCAAGCCGGGCAAGCCCGAACTGCCGGCGTGGCGCGCGCTGGTCGAAAGCCTGACGCAGGAAGCGGAGCCATGCCCCGTCTGA
- a CDS encoding TonB-dependent hemoglobin/transferrin/lactoferrin family receptor, whose amino-acid sequence MLRLIALAAGVALGPIFSASAQEAPGDEAVRLKEVSVTSTRTERRLDNIPNTVTVTPRQRIEEEGARDIKDLFRDELDVSVRAAPTRFTAAGAATGRAGNEGINIRGLEGNQVLMLIDGIRVPNSFSFASFSTGRGDFLEVDGLQRVEVLRGPASIQFGSDGLAGAVSFRTMDPADLLKKDQAVGGFVRAGYASVDRSWASTLGLAGRDGRWQGMLLGTFRQGHEVDSHGGNDARNVDRTAPNPVDYRNGYLLGKAMFAVDAENQLGFTVERQRRRQDTEVYSARAKPPLAGTGVLDLDTDDRIERDRVSLEHRFTDVNANWVQRAETRFYWQDAEVRQFSDEDRNTAADRTRDNAYSSKIVGLSTLLESNLTGALNQRVTYGLDWSRAEISAVRDGTVAPFGETFPVKPFPDTTYTLLGAFVQSEIEAGAFSIIPGLRFDQYKLDPSAGGYGGGAVSDLSDRALTPRLGVVWRLMPAFAPYAQWARGFRAPTPDQVNNGFTNAASGYTSVGNPDLKAERANSAEIGFRGEAGGVRYSVAAFDNRYDDFISQQRVGGAGTVLDPTVFQYINLAKARIRGAEVRGEWTISPRWKASAGLAYARGDSETDGRRTPLDTVAPLKAILGVRYDDASWGARAHLTHTAKKDADRIAPADPAPFSPPSSTVLDLGVHWKPLRNLTVYANLDNVFDKRYWRWSDVRGLADTSPVRDAYTAPGRNFRASLRYDF is encoded by the coding sequence ATGTTGCGATTGATCGCGCTCGCCGCAGGCGTGGCGCTGGGCCCGATTTTCTCTGCCTCCGCCCAGGAGGCGCCGGGCGACGAGGCCGTACGCCTGAAAGAGGTGAGCGTCACCTCCACCCGCACCGAGCGGCGGCTGGACAACATCCCCAACACCGTCACCGTCACGCCGCGCCAGCGCATCGAGGAAGAAGGCGCGCGCGACATCAAGGACCTGTTCCGCGACGAACTCGACGTCTCGGTGCGCGCGGCGCCGACGCGCTTCACCGCCGCCGGCGCCGCCACCGGCCGCGCCGGCAACGAAGGGATCAACATCCGCGGGCTGGAAGGCAACCAGGTGCTGATGCTGATCGACGGCATCCGCGTGCCCAACAGCTTCTCGTTCGCATCGTTCTCCACCGGGCGGGGCGACTTCCTCGAAGTCGACGGACTCCAGCGGGTCGAGGTCCTGCGCGGCCCGGCGTCGATCCAGTTCGGCAGCGACGGCCTGGCCGGCGCGGTCAGCTTCCGCACCATGGACCCGGCCGACCTGCTCAAGAAGGACCAGGCGGTGGGCGGCTTCGTGCGCGCCGGCTATGCCAGCGTCGACCGCTCGTGGGCGAGCACGCTGGGGCTGGCCGGCCGCGACGGCCGCTGGCAGGGCATGCTGCTGGGCACCTTCCGGCAGGGGCACGAGGTCGACAGCCATGGCGGCAACGACGCCCGCAACGTGGACCGCACCGCGCCCAACCCGGTCGACTACCGCAACGGCTATCTGCTGGGCAAGGCGATGTTCGCCGTCGATGCCGAGAACCAGCTCGGTTTCACGGTCGAACGGCAGCGCCGCAGACAGGACACCGAAGTCTATTCGGCGCGCGCGAAGCCACCGCTCGCCGGTACCGGCGTGCTGGATCTGGACACCGACGACCGTATCGAGCGCGACCGCGTATCGCTGGAGCACCGCTTCACCGACGTCAACGCGAACTGGGTCCAGCGTGCGGAAACCCGCTTCTACTGGCAGGACGCCGAAGTCCGCCAGTTCTCGGACGAGGACCGCAACACGGCCGCCGACCGCACGCGCGACAACGCGTACTCGTCGAAGATCGTCGGCCTGTCCACGCTGCTGGAAAGCAACCTCACCGGCGCGCTGAACCAGCGCGTCACCTACGGGCTGGACTGGAGCCGCGCCGAGATCTCCGCGGTGCGCGACGGCACCGTGGCGCCCTTCGGCGAAACCTTCCCGGTCAAGCCCTTCCCCGACACCACCTACACGCTGCTGGGCGCGTTCGTGCAGAGCGAGATCGAAGCCGGCGCGTTCAGCATCATCCCCGGCCTGCGCTTCGACCAGTACAAGCTCGACCCCTCGGCCGGCGGCTATGGCGGCGGCGCGGTGTCGGACCTGTCCGACCGCGCATTGACGCCGCGCCTGGGCGTGGTGTGGCGCCTGATGCCGGCATTCGCGCCCTATGCGCAGTGGGCGAGGGGCTTTCGCGCGCCGACGCCGGACCAGGTCAACAACGGCTTCACCAACGCCGCCTCGGGCTACACCAGCGTCGGCAACCCCGACCTGAAGGCCGAGCGCGCCAACAGTGCGGAGATCGGCTTCCGCGGCGAGGCCGGCGGGGTGCGCTATTCGGTGGCGGCATTCGACAACCGCTACGACGACTTCATCAGCCAGCAACGGGTCGGCGGCGCCGGCACGGTGCTCGATCCGACCGTGTTCCAGTACATCAACCTGGCCAAGGCGCGCATCCGCGGCGCCGAGGTGCGCGGCGAATGGACCATCTCGCCGCGCTGGAAGGCCAGTGCGGGGCTGGCCTACGCGCGCGGCGACAGCGAGACCGACGGCCGCCGCACGCCGCTCGACACCGTCGCGCCGCTCAAGGCCATCCTCGGCGTGCGCTACGACGATGCGAGCTGGGGCGCACGCGCCCACCTCACGCACACCGCGAAGAAGGACGCCGACCGCATCGCGCCGGCCGACCCGGCGCCGTTCTCGCCGCCTTCCAGCACGGTGCTCGATCTCGGCGTCCACTGGAAGCCCCTGCGCAACCTGACCGTCTACGCCAACCTCGACAACGTCTTCGACAAGCGCTACTGGCGCTGGTCGGACGTGCGCGGGCTGGCGGACACGAGCCCGGTGCGCGACGCCTACACCGCGCCCGGCCGCAATTTCCGGGCATCGCTGCGCTACGACTTCTGA
- a CDS encoding bifunctional diguanylate cyclase/phosphodiesterase: MRISGTTSLNLRLWAVIALAVVPVFLMVLIDYLAQRTETTRAIEADMIRMLAAAGEEEDAARRAVSNVFRVIAQSDNLRTLDPLDCSGIAQRLLGTMASFHNLGGALPDGKVFCSGTAPPEAMDVRERRWFRHALDADGVTEGEYLVGRDGIPAMEFGYPLRGRHGELRAVLFASISLDWFRRLVAGYRLPAGWEAHLITTSGRVLARHPAPDGWQGEEMPGTMLGTFLRIRQGAMPLSEAEDFDGHRRLYGVAPVSFARDTLFVVIGAPLESSLSAVDLSFWRRVALLLTIVLVSAGVARYFIYGLVDRWATQMREAIGRIAAGRLDTRITRRSRVRELNAVEDGVNRMAAELERRDAELAEREDELRRLSMAMEQSAATILITDTDARIEYVNEAAITNTGYSRDELLGHNPRILNSGRTPAGTYVDMWTTLGRGEVWRGEFHNTRKDGSCFVEAATIAPVKRADGVVTHYVAVKEDITLRRQSEELLHRLAYYDPLTELPNRAMLHDRLQHALLASAQSGTYAMLLLLDVDRFKQLNDTQGHAAGDRLLKEIAHRLRHALHDDDTIARHGDDDFAVIVEHLGDRLSEALIRAEALAKQIHQALNVPYQLDDAGRRHYATHSIGVTLFQGRQWSEENLLKQVEVALYMAKNEGRNAIRFFSPKMQALVDAHAAMEAGLRDALAGQALQLFYQPQVDQHGRVVGAEALIRWFGADGRLVPPAEFIPVAEDTGLIVPIGQWVLDTACAQLAVWQALAPGFTLAVNVSPRQFHQPDFVDQVIASVKASGIDPRGLELELTESVILGDLDETIARMEQLRTLGLRFSLDDFGTGYSSLSYLKRLPFDQLKIDQSFVRDMLNDASSETIVRAILGMSASLGLEVQAEGVETAAQRDFLHAQGCRLFQGYLFARPLPLAQWPENPCALQLAAAD; the protein is encoded by the coding sequence ATGCGGATCTCGGGTACGACGTCGTTGAACCTGCGGCTCTGGGCGGTGATCGCATTGGCCGTCGTGCCTGTCTTCCTGATGGTCCTGATCGACTATCTCGCGCAGCGCACCGAAACGACGCGGGCGATCGAGGCGGACATGATCCGCATGCTGGCAGCCGCCGGCGAGGAGGAAGACGCCGCCCGGCGGGCGGTGAGCAACGTCTTTCGCGTGATCGCGCAGTCGGACAACCTGCGCACGCTCGATCCGCTCGACTGTTCGGGCATCGCCCAGCGCCTGCTGGGGACGATGGCCAGTTTCCACAATCTCGGCGGGGCCCTGCCCGACGGCAAGGTGTTTTGCAGCGGCACCGCCCCGCCGGAGGCGATGGACGTGCGGGAACGCCGCTGGTTCCGGCATGCGCTGGATGCCGACGGAGTCACCGAGGGCGAATACCTCGTCGGCCGCGACGGCATCCCCGCGATGGAGTTCGGCTATCCGCTGCGGGGCCGGCATGGCGAACTGCGTGCCGTCCTGTTCGCGTCGATCAGCCTCGACTGGTTCCGGCGCCTGGTGGCGGGCTACCGCCTGCCCGCAGGCTGGGAAGCGCACCTGATCACCACTTCCGGCCGGGTGCTGGCGCGGCATCCGGCTCCCGACGGCTGGCAGGGCGAAGAGATGCCCGGGACCATGCTCGGCACCTTCCTGCGCATCCGGCAGGGTGCGATGCCTCTTTCCGAAGCCGAGGATTTCGACGGCCACCGCCGCCTGTACGGCGTCGCGCCGGTCAGCTTCGCGCGCGACACCCTCTTCGTCGTGATCGGCGCGCCGCTGGAAAGCTCGCTGTCCGCCGTCGATCTCAGCTTCTGGCGCCGCGTCGCCCTGCTGTTGACGATCGTGCTGGTTTCGGCCGGCGTGGCGCGCTATTTCATCTACGGCCTCGTGGACCGGTGGGCCACCCAGATGCGGGAGGCCATCGGCCGCATCGCCGCCGGCCGGCTCGACACGCGCATCACGCGGCGCTCCCGGGTGCGCGAGCTGAATGCGGTGGAAGACGGCGTCAACCGCATGGCCGCCGAACTCGAGCGGCGCGATGCCGAACTCGCCGAGCGCGAGGACGAGCTGCGGCGCCTGTCGATGGCCATGGAGCAGAGCGCGGCGACCATCCTGATCACGGACACCGACGCCCGCATCGAATACGTCAACGAGGCCGCCATCACCAACACCGGCTATTCGCGCGACGAACTGCTCGGCCACAATCCCCGCATCCTCAATTCGGGCCGCACGCCGGCCGGCACCTATGTGGACATGTGGACGACCCTGGGCCGCGGCGAGGTGTGGCGCGGAGAGTTCCACAACACGCGCAAGGACGGCAGTTGCTTCGTCGAGGCGGCCACCATCGCGCCGGTCAAGCGCGCCGACGGCGTGGTCACCCACTACGTGGCCGTCAAGGAGGACATCACCCTGCGCCGGCAATCGGAGGAACTCCTCCACCGGCTCGCCTACTACGACCCGCTCACCGAGCTGCCGAACCGCGCCATGCTGCACGACCGCCTCCAGCATGCCCTGCTGGCGAGCGCGCAGTCGGGTACGTACGCGATGCTGCTGCTGCTCGACGTCGACCGCTTCAAGCAGCTCAACGACACCCAGGGCCATGCGGCGGGCGACAGGCTGCTCAAGGAGATCGCGCACCGCCTGCGGCATGCGCTGCACGACGACGACACCATCGCCCGCCACGGCGACGACGACTTCGCGGTGATCGTCGAGCATTTGGGCGACAGGCTGAGCGAGGCACTGATACGCGCGGAAGCGCTGGCCAAGCAGATCCATCAGGCGCTCAACGTCCCCTACCAGTTGGATGATGCCGGCAGGCGGCACTACGCGACGCACAGCATCGGCGTCACCCTCTTCCAGGGGCGGCAGTGGTCCGAGGAAAACCTGCTCAAGCAGGTCGAGGTCGCCCTCTACATGGCCAAGAACGAGGGGCGCAACGCCATCCGCTTCTTCAGCCCGAAGATGCAGGCGCTGGTCGATGCGCACGCGGCGATGGAGGCCGGCCTGCGCGACGCCCTGGCCGGCCAGGCCCTCCAGCTCTTCTACCAGCCGCAGGTCGACCAGCACGGCAGGGTCGTGGGCGCCGAAGCGCTGATCCGGTGGTTCGGCGCCGACGGCAGGCTGGTGCCGCCGGCGGAGTTCATCCCCGTGGCCGAGGATACCGGCCTCATCGTGCCGATCGGGCAATGGGTGCTCGACACCGCCTGTGCCCAGCTGGCCGTCTGGCAGGCGCTCGCGCCCGGCTTCACGCTGGCCGTCAATGTCAGCCCGCGGCAGTTCCACCAGCCCGACTTCGTCGACCAGGTGATCGCCAGCGTGAAGGCCAGCGGCATCGATCCGCGCGGCCTCGAACTGGAATTGACGGAGAGCGTGATCCTCGGCGACCTGGACGAGACCATCGCGAGAATGGAGCAACTGCGCACGCTGGGCCTGCGCTTCTCGCTCGACGATTTCGGTACCGGCTATTCCTCCCTGTCCTATCTCAAGCGGCTGCCCTTCGACCAGTTGAAGATCGACCAGTCCTTCGTGCGCGACATGCTGAACGACGCCAGCAGCGAGACGATCGTGCGCGCCATCCTCGGCATGAGCGCCTCGCTCGGCCTCGAGGTGCAGGCCGAGGGCGTCGAGACGGCGGCGCAGCGCGACTTCCTGCACGCGCAGGGCTGCCGGCTCTTCCAGGGCTACCTGTTCGCGCGCCCGCTGCCGCTGGCGCAATGGCCCGAGAATCCGTGCGCGCTGCAACTGGCCGCCGCGGACTGA
- a CDS encoding YbhB/YbcL family Raf kinase inhibitor-like protein: MQLTSQSFNDGARIPGEFAFCIPAAEGHVCLGKNLNPHLAWSEVPAGTKSFALICHDPDVPSRGDDVNKEGRTVPASLPRVDFFHWIVVDLPADLREIAAGRFSSEVTPGGKPGPEAALGARHGVNDYTAWFAGDEAMKGDYHGYDGPCPPWNDEIVHHYVFTLYALDVPRCAVEGRFAGAGVRAAIAGHVLAEAKLTGTYTLNPALAG; encoded by the coding sequence ATGCAACTCACCAGCCAGAGCTTCAACGACGGCGCCCGCATCCCGGGCGAATTCGCCTTCTGCATCCCGGCCGCCGAGGGCCACGTCTGCCTCGGCAAGAACCTGAATCCGCACCTGGCGTGGTCGGAAGTCCCCGCCGGCACGAAGTCCTTCGCGCTGATCTGCCACGACCCCGACGTCCCCAGCCGCGGCGACGACGTCAACAAGGAAGGCCGCACGGTGCCGGCCAGCCTGCCGCGCGTCGATTTCTTCCACTGGATCGTCGTCGACCTGCCGGCCGACCTGCGCGAGATCGCCGCCGGCCGCTTCTCCTCCGAAGTCACGCCGGGCGGCAAGCCCGGTCCGGAGGCCGCGCTCGGCGCCCGCCACGGGGTGAACGACTACACCGCCTGGTTTGCCGGCGACGAGGCGATGAAGGGCGACTACCACGGCTACGACGGCCCCTGCCCGCCGTGGAACGACGAGATCGTCCATCACTACGTATTCACGCTGTACGCGCTGGACGTGCCGCGCTGCGCCGTCGAGGGCCGTTTCGCCGGTGCCGGCGTACGCGCGGCGATCGCCGGGCATGTGCTGGCCGAAGCGAAGCTCACCGGCACGTACACGCTCAATCCGGCGCTTGCGGGCTGA